GGCAGGCGCGCCAGCACCAAGTGGACGATGTTGTCGGTGAAGTCGTGCTCGCCGGCCGTAATGAAGATCTTGGTGCCAGTCACCCGGAACGTGCCGTCCGCAGCGGGTTCTGCCTTGGTCTTGAGCAGTCCCAGGTCGGTACCGCAGTGTGGCTCGGTGAGGCACATCGTGCCGGTCCAGCGGCCGGCGATGATCGGCGCAAGGAACACCTCGCGCTGCCATTCCTCGCCGTGCTGCTTGAGGGCTTCCGTGGCACCGTGCGACAGCAGCGGGTAGTTGCCCCAGGACAGGTTCGCCGAGTCGATCATCTCCTTGACCACGGCGCCGACGGTTTCCGGCATATGCTGGCCGCCGTAGGCCTCCGGCGCCGTCAGGGCATTCCAGCCGCCCTCGGCGAATTGCGCGTAGGCTTCCTTGAAGCCCTTGGGCGTGCGCACCTGGCCGGCTTCGAAGTGGCAGCCTTCCTGGTCGCCGGTCTGGTTGAGCGGAGCAAGCACCTGTCCCGTGAATCGCGCTGCCTCGTCCAGCACGGCGTCGACGAGATCGCGCGTTGCCGAATCGCCGCCGGGCAGCCGGGCAAACAGTGCCTCGACGCCGAGTACGTCGTAGAGCGCAAAACGCATGTCTTTCAGGGGTGCGGCGTACTTGCTCATTGAAAACCCTTTGCGGTTATCGGTACGTGTCGGGTCGACCCGGCACCGGCGACAGCTGGCTGGCCTGGTCGAGATCAAATCGCTTGTCGGGTTCCCGGGTGGTGATGCCGCCGCGCAGCGTGTAGCCGACGTTGCCGTCGCGCGCTGCTACCGCCAGGATTTTCTCGGCGCCGGCCGGTGGGCTGTGCAGGACCGTGACGACGTCCGCCGACTCACCCGGCACCTCCACGCCCGGCGACACCGACAATTTGCCGGCCTTGTGCCCTTCGATCGCCAGGTCCAGGTCGACGGCCGTAAAGGTCATCGGCACCGTGCTGTAGTTCTGCAGGCGCAGCTCAAGCTGCCAGCGGCCGTCCGCCTGCACGGACAACTGCTGGATGCTGGCCGAAGGCGGGTTGATCCGGCGGACCGGGCCGCCGCCGCAGGCACTGACGAGAAGGCTGAGAACGACGGGACTGGCAAAGCGGATGGCGCGTTTCATCGGTTCCCTCAAACGATCGTTTGAATAGTAGACGGTCCGGCTTCGAATCAACAAGGACGGCGCCGCCGCGGCGCCGTCCCCGGAAGGCTCACTGGAAGCCGTTGCGGAAGATCAGATCATTGCCGACCTGAATGGTCCAGGTGCGCGAATGGACCGTCAGCCCCTGGCTCATGACCGGGCTCACCAGGCTGGTGGTGTCGGTCACCCGCAATTCCAGGCTGCGCGAGGCGGGAGTACTGCCGGCCTGGGTGAAGGAATAGGTCGGCTGGTTGGGGGCGCCGACCGCCATGCCGTCCAGGAACCACTGCGCCGTCAGGCCGCCGATCGTGGGACTGAGCAGGGTGGCCTGGAACACGACCGTGCTGCCGGGCACGTAACTCACTGGTGCGGCTGGCGACGGTGTTTCCGTGCCCGGCTCGATCAGGTCTATGCCGTTGGCAGGTACACCGAACTGGCCGCGGTAGAGCTGCAGGATGTACTCCTGCCGGCAGACCGGACAGAACGTGGTGCCCAGCGAGCGCATCAGGCACTGGGTATCGGTGGGGCGGTACATGCCGCTGGTCTGGTAGCGGGCCCCCTGGAACAGGCCAGTGCCGGCGGTGCCGGCCGGGGTAGGGATCGGGTTGCCCGAGGTGAACCAGGTGGCCCATTTCACCTGCCCGGCCGTGGTCTGGTCAGTGACGTTGGCCTCGCACGGGGAGCCGCCGCCCAGGTCGCTGCACGCGGGGAAGCCGGGATAGGGCGTGGAATATTCGTCGGCCAGGTAGTGGAACGAATGCCCGTACTCGTGCAGGAAGATCAGGTTTGCCGATGCGTGCGCGGAACTCACCGGATATTGGCCGCCCGAGCCGCCGTACACCGGGTCGTTGACCGTGACGGCAATCTTGTCCCAGTTCGGATAGGCCGCGGCGGCGGCGAGAAGCTTGGAGGCATTCACCACCAGCAGGCGATGGATCTGGTAGTAGCAGAACTGGGCATCGAATGCCGTGTTGACCATCATTCCGTTGCGCGGATCCGTTGCCGCCGCGCTGTCGCCGCAACAGCTGGCAGTGGTGCAACCAGCCTGGTACTGCGGATGGTCCGCGCCGGATTCGGCCGAGGCCACGAAACCCGTCGTCCAGTTCACGAAGCTTTCGTATTCCTTGTACGGCGACACGTCGAAGAACTTGGTGCGGAATGTGGCGGTATGCGCATCGAAGGTGCTCTGTTCGGCGGCCGTGTAGCCATCGCCCAGAACCAGGATGTCGACGCGATTGGCCGGGTTGCCGGTCAGTCCCACCTGGCGCAGCGTCACGGCCGGTGCCCTGGTCGCCAGCGGCAGACGCGAGGCTTCGCCGCGCAGGGCATCCAGGTCGAAGGTGCTGTGCTTGCCCGCGTAATCCAGTTCGATCGCGCGCGCGCCCTCGATCGGCACGCGCACGACGAACGCGGCCTTCTCGTTCGGCACGGCGAATGCGTCAATGTGATGGTCGCCGCGCTCAGGATCGCGCGCGAACTCGCCGCGTACCGTGCGGATCAACGGAATCTGCTGCAGCGGTCCCCGGCCCTTGTCGCCGACCGTACGCAGCGCAATGGTGTCGTCGAGACGGCCGGCCCTGGCGGGACTCATCGCGTCCGCGTCCGTCGCCTCCATCGCCAGGTCCACTTCCGTGTAATAGACCGGCCTGGGAGCACCCGCCCCATCCAGGCTGAAAACCACATAGTGGCCGGGTACGGCCAGCGCCGTTCCGCTGCCGCCCAGCAATGCGACGGCAGCCCACACTCCACGCTTCGCAACACCAAACATCGCCCTATCTCCCGATAGCCAAGATTGAGTGCCCGAATCCCAAGCATGCGGGGCGGTGGGAGGACACACAAGCGTCCAGCGGTGGACATTCGTGCCGGCGGCGCACCATCGCGGAGCGGATCCAGCTGCGTTGCCGCGTGACAGGAATCGGGGAATTCCGAGGCGTCGTCCGGACGAATCCCGAAGCGGCCGGGCGCGTAGTCCGCTAGCATTCGCCGGATGACTTCCGAATGCCTACAGCAACTCAACCGCGTTTTCGGCTACGCCCAGTTCCGCGGCTCCCAGCAAGCGATTGTGGAATATGCCAGCCAGGGCGGTGACTGCCTGGTCCTGATGCCAACCGGCGGCGGCAAGTCCCTGTGCTACCAGATTCCGGCGCTGGTGCGGCCGGGCACGGCAATCGTGGTGTCGCCGCTGATTGCCCTGATGCAGGACCAGGTCGACGCGCTGACACAGCTGGGCGTCAGTGCGGCTTACCTCAATTCGTCGCAATCGGCCGCGCACCAGCGCGAGGTCGAGCGGCGCTTCCTGGCCGGTGAATTGAAACTGCTCTACGTGGCGCCCGAGCGCCTGTTGGGCGAACGCATGCTGGACCTGCTCGGGCGCGTGCCGCTGTCGCTGTTTGCCATCGACGAAGCGCACTGCGTTTCGCAATGGGGGCACGATTTCCGGCCCGAATACCGCGGGCTGAATCTGCTGCACGAACGGTTCCCCGACGTGCCGCGCATGGCCCTGACTGCGACGGCCGATGCGCCGACGCGGCGCGAAATCATCGAGCGGCTCGGGCTGGAACAGGCGCGTCAGTTCATCGCCAGCTTCGACCGGCCGAATATCCGCTACGTGGTCGTGCAGAAAGACAATGCGCGCCGCCAGCTCGCTGACTTCCTCGCCCGGCACCGGGGTGAATCGGGCATCGTGTATTGCCTGTCGCGCAAGAAGGTGGACGAGACGGCCGCGTGGCTGGCAGGTGAGGGCATCGACGCCTTGTCCTACCACGCCGGCATGGACGTGACGGACCGCACTGCCAACCAGCAGCGCTTCCTGCGCGAGGATGGCATCGTGATGGTGGCGACCATCGCCTTCGGCATGGGTATCGACAAGCCCGACGTCCGCTTCGTCGCGCACCTGGATCTGCCCAAGAGCATGGAAGGCTATTACCAGGAGACCGGTCGTGCCGGGCGTGACGGATTGCCGGCCGAGGCCTGGATGTGCTTCGGGCTTGGCGATGTCGTCACGATGAGTCAGATGATCGCGCAATCCGAGTCGGGCGAAGACCGCAAGCGCGTCGAGCGTGCGAAGCTCGAATCCCTGCTGGGCTTCGCCGAGGCGATCCGCTGCCGCCGGCAGGTGCTGCTCAACTATTTCGACGAGCAACGCGAGCAGCCCTGTGGAAATTGCGACAATTGCCAGTCGCCGCCGAAAACCTGGGACGCGACGGATGCCGCCCGCAAAGCCCTGTCAGCGGTCTACCGCACCGGCCAGCGCTTCGGCGTGGCGCATGTGAGTGCGGTACTGCGGGGTGAATCCACCTCGCGGGTGGAAGATCTGGGGCACCATCGCTTGAGCGTCTTCGGCATTGGTCGCGAACTGGATGATCATCAGTGGCGTGGCGTTTTCCGCCAGCTCGTCGCCGCGGGTTTCCTGGAAGCCGACAACGAAGGCTTCGGCACACTTCGCCTGACCGAGGCGAGCCGTCCCGTGCTCAAGGGAGAACGTCGCGTCCTCATGCGCCACGAGGCCGACCGCAGCGAGCGCCGTGCTGCCCGTCGTGGGGCAAAGCCGGAGCGCGCCCGCAACAGCCTGGCGATCACGGCCGAGGAACAGCCGCTGTGGGATGCGCTGCGTGCCGTGCGCTCGCGCCTGGCAAAAGAGCAGAACGTGCCTGCCTACATCATTTTTCCGGATGCCACCTTGCTCGACATGCTGCGTGAACACCCGATGTCGATGCGCGAACTGGCGGGAATCAGTGGCGTGGGCACGACCAAGCTCGAACGCTACGGCGAAGCCTTTCTGGCGGTGCTGACCGCCGATTGAAGGCGCTGCACGGAAACGCCGCCGGAGCGGCGCTTCCGCGGGTCATGCGTCAGGACAGGTCGATCACCGGCTTGAAGCCGCCGAAGAACATGCGCTTGCCGTCGAACGGCAGCTTCTTCGGATCCATCATGTCCTTCAGGCGCGGATCCGCCATCACGAGTTTCATGACGCGGTCCCGGTCCTTTCGAGATTTGTACACAATCCACGAAAAGAACACGATCTCGCCTTCCTTGAGTTTCACCGACTGGGGGAATGAGGTCCACTTGCCGGGCTTGACGTCGTCCGCGGCGCACTCGACGTAGTGCAGCGCGCCGTGCTCACGCCAGATTTTCCCGGCCTTGCGCGCCATCTTCTTGTATTCGGCCAGGTTGGCCTTGGGTACCGGCAGAACAAATCCATCGACGTAGCTCATGCGTTCTCCTCAAACCGCGCGGCGACAGGCGGCCGCGTCGCCATGGCTTGTCCGATGGAAGTGCACAGTGCGAAAACGCCACATCGGCAAGCGTCCAGCCGCCATGGTGGAACAGACGTGCCCTGTTGGCAAACCGGTGCCAGCCGGGGCTGTCGGTTCGCAGAAGGCATGCAAGCGAAAGATTGTCGTGGTCCATACACTTTCCAGCAGTCCGAACACGGGTGATGGAGGCGTTAACGCCAGGGGGACTTCACAACCGCGCCGCATGTCGGCGACACGTCACGGAATTGACCAGCGTCAATGCACACCACAGTGTGTGCGCGTAGCCTTTCTCCCACGACGGAGTCCGCGCAGGCCCGTCGTCTCCCCCGTGGTGGATGTTGATGCGGTGTGCGAGAGCAGGGGTGCCAGGGAAGGTGCCGACACGGTTTACAACGCGCGGATAGCAGGACCGGTGGCCTCTCCCCACCCCGATGATCCGGTCCTGGTATCCGCGCGTCTTCCGTGCAGGCTCACTGCGGCGTTGTGCTGGCTGGCCACTGGTGCTGCTGCTGGTGGATAGTGGTGACGAACTGTCCAGCGGAAACCAGGTGCAGGTCGCTGTGCAGGGTGCTGGCATTGATGGCAAGCGTCGCCAGCGGTGGTGCCGGAATCAGCGCGCGCATATCAGCGAAGGCTTGGGCAGCGCCGGAACCGATCAGCGTGCAGAAGATGGCCGTGCGCTGGCAGCGATGGCCGTGATCGCGCAGGAATTGCCGTACCGGTGGCGAAACATGGCCTGCCCACACGGGGGTGCCGATGACGACGAGCTGGTAATCAGGCAGTGGTGCGGTCACTTCCGCAATGGGCGCCGCCATCTGGCGCACGGCGTGGTACAGCGCGCGGACGAGCCCGAAGAATCCGCGGTAAGGCACGAGCGGCTCGATCGGCACGCAGTCGGCCTCGAGCCGGCGCGCAAGGTCTTCGGCGACATGCCGGGTCGCGCCGGAACGGCTGAAGTACACGACGAGGATATCGGCCATGCGCATGCTCCCGGGTGCGTCGGTGCCCGCGCGTCGCCCCGGGTCCGTTCAGGATGATACGTCGCCCGGCGTGACCGGAGTGCGCACGGGCTGTCCGCGCTGGTGCAATCCTGCGCCCTCTTTACGCGCGTGTCGTTGATGGCGGTCAATTCATCGCCGTTGATCGCTGTCGAGCCCGCTTTTCAGGCGGAGCCGCAACGGCACGGCGGCCGCTGCGGCATGCGGCGGGCTCAGGCGAAGGCCGGCACCGGCGCCCGCGTGCCGCGCCACCGATTCAGTAGCAGGTGCGTGGGCAGGAAGACCAGCAGCGGCAAACCGACATACAACACGGTCAGCCAGGCCCAGTCGGGCATGAAGTT
This genomic stretch from Tahibacter amnicola harbors:
- a CDS encoding M64 family metallopeptidase; translation: MFGVAKRGVWAAVALLGGSGTALAVPGHYVVFSLDGAGAPRPVYYTEVDLAMEATDADAMSPARAGRLDDTIALRTVGDKGRGPLQQIPLIRTVRGEFARDPERGDHHIDAFAVPNEKAAFVVRVPIEGARAIELDYAGKHSTFDLDALRGEASRLPLATRAPAVTLRQVGLTGNPANRVDILVLGDGYTAAEQSTFDAHTATFRTKFFDVSPYKEYESFVNWTTGFVASAESGADHPQYQAGCTTASCCGDSAAATDPRNGMMVNTAFDAQFCYYQIHRLLVVNASKLLAAAAAYPNWDKIAVTVNDPVYGGSGGQYPVSSAHASANLIFLHEYGHSFHYLADEYSTPYPGFPACSDLGGGSPCEANVTDQTTAGQVKWATWFTSGNPIPTPAGTAGTGLFQGARYQTSGMYRPTDTQCLMRSLGTTFCPVCRQEYILQLYRGQFGVPANGIDLIEPGTETPSPAAPVSYVPGSTVVFQATLLSPTIGGLTAQWFLDGMAVGAPNQPTYSFTQAGSTPASRSLELRVTDTTSLVSPVMSQGLTVHSRTWTIQVGNDLIFRNGFQ
- a CDS encoding flavodoxin family protein; amino-acid sequence: MADILVVYFSRSGATRHVAEDLARRLEADCVPIEPLVPYRGFFGLVRALYHAVRQMAAPIAEVTAPLPDYQLVVIGTPVWAGHVSPPVRQFLRDHGHRCQRTAIFCTLIGSGAAQAFADMRALIPAPPLATLAINASTLHSDLHLVSAGQFVTTIHQQQHQWPASTTPQ
- the recQ gene encoding DNA helicase RecQ; the encoded protein is MTSECLQQLNRVFGYAQFRGSQQAIVEYASQGGDCLVLMPTGGGKSLCYQIPALVRPGTAIVVSPLIALMQDQVDALTQLGVSAAYLNSSQSAAHQREVERRFLAGELKLLYVAPERLLGERMLDLLGRVPLSLFAIDEAHCVSQWGHDFRPEYRGLNLLHERFPDVPRMALTATADAPTRREIIERLGLEQARQFIASFDRPNIRYVVVQKDNARRQLADFLARHRGESGIVYCLSRKKVDETAAWLAGEGIDALSYHAGMDVTDRTANQQRFLREDGIVMVATIAFGMGIDKPDVRFVAHLDLPKSMEGYYQETGRAGRDGLPAEAWMCFGLGDVVTMSQMIAQSESGEDRKRVERAKLESLLGFAEAIRCRRQVLLNYFDEQREQPCGNCDNCQSPPKTWDATDAARKALSAVYRTGQRFGVAHVSAVLRGESTSRVEDLGHHRLSVFGIGRELDDHQWRGVFRQLVAAGFLEADNEGFGTLRLTEASRPVLKGERRVLMRHEADRSERRAARRGAKPERARNSLAITAEEQPLWDALRAVRSRLAKEQNVPAYIIFPDATLLDMLREHPMSMRELAGISGVGTTKLERYGEAFLAVLTAD
- a CDS encoding DUF1428 domain-containing protein is translated as MSYVDGFVLPVPKANLAEYKKMARKAGKIWREHGALHYVECAADDVKPGKWTSFPQSVKLKEGEIVFFSWIVYKSRKDRDRVMKLVMADPRLKDMMDPKKLPFDGKRMFFGGFKPVIDLS
- a CDS encoding LEA type 2 family protein: MKRAIRFASPVVLSLLVSACGGGPVRRINPPSASIQQLSVQADGRWQLELRLQNYSTVPMTFTAVDLDLAIEGHKAGKLSVSPGVEVPGESADVVTVLHSPPAGAEKILAVAARDGNVGYTLRGGITTREPDKRFDLDQASQLSPVPGRPDTYR